A stretch of the Tachysurus fulvidraco isolate hzauxx_2018 chromosome 18, HZAU_PFXX_2.0, whole genome shotgun sequence genome encodes the following:
- the xpo1a gene encoding exportin-1 — MPADMTMLADHTARQLLDFSQKLDINLLDNVVNSMYYDVGSQQRLAQEVLTNLKDHPDAWTRVDTILEFSQNMKTKYYALQILETVIKTRWKILPRNQCEGIKKYVVGLIIKTSSDASVVEKEGVYLAKLNMILVQILKQEWPKHWPTFISDIVGASRTSESLCQNNMIILKLLSEEVFDFSSGQMTQVKAKHLKDSMCNEFSQIFQLCQFVMENSQNAPLVHATLETLLRFLNWIPLGYIFETKLISTLVYKFLNVPMFRNVTLKCLTEIAGVSVNQYEEQFVSLFTLTMVQLKQMLPLNTNIRMAYSNGKDDEQNFIQNLSLFLCTFLKEHGQLIEKRPNLRETLMEALHYMLLVSEVEETEIFKICLEYWNHLAAELYRESPFSTSTSPLLSGSQHFDVPPRRHLYLPVLSKVRLLMVCRMAKPEEVLVVENDQGEVVREFMKDTDSINLYKNMRETLVYLTHLDYADTERIMTEKLHNQVNGTEWSWRNLNTLCWAIGSISGAMHEEDEKRFLVTVIKDLLGLCEQKRGKDNKAIIASNIMYIVGQYPRFLRAHWKFLKTVVNKLFEFMHETHDGVQDMACDTFIKIAQKCRRHFVQVQVGEVMPFIDEILNNINTIICDLQPQQVHTFYEAVGYMIGAQTDQAVQEHLIEKYMLLPNQVWDSIIQQATKNVDILKDPETVRQLGSILKTNVRACKAVGHPFVVQLGRIYLDMLNVYKCLSENISSAIQTNGEMVTKQPLIRSMRTVKRETLKLISGWVSRSNDPQMVGENFVPPLLEAVLIDYQRNVPAAREPEVLSTMATIVNKLAAHITAEIPKIFDAVFECTLNMINKDFEEFPEHRTNFFYLLQAVNSNCFPAFLSIPPVQFKLVLDSIIWAFKHTMRNVADTGLQILYTLLQNVAQEEAAAQSFYQTYFCDILQHIFSVVTDTSHTAGLTMHASILAYMFNLIEEGKISITLNTGTPVSNQVYVQEYVANLLKTAFPHLQDAQVKVFVTGLFSLNQDIPAFKEHLRDFLVQIKEFAGEDTSDLFLEERETSLRQAQEEKHKLQMSVPGILNPHELPEEMCD, encoded by the exons ATGCCAGCAGATATGACAATGTTAGCGGACCATACAGCCCGGCAGCTGCTGGACTTCTCTCAGAAACTGGACATCAACCTGCTCGACAACGTGGTCAATTCCATGTACTACGATGTTGGCTCTCAG CAACGGCTGGCACAGGAAGTCCTGACTAACTTGAAAGATCACCCAGACGCGTGGACCAGAGTGGACACCATCTTGGAGTTTTCTCAGAACATGAAGACCAAA TACTACGCCCTTCAGATTTTGGAAACCGTTATTAAAACACGCTGGAAAATTCTACCGAGAAACCAGTGTGAAG GAATTAAGAAATATGTCGTTGGGCTGATTATCAAGACGTCCTCGGACGCGTCTGTGGTCGAG AAAGAGGGAGTTTACCTGGCAAAGCTGAATATGATCTTGGTGCAG aTCCTGAAGCAGGAGTGGCCAAAGCACTGGCCCACGTTCATCAGCGACATCGTGGGAGCGAGTCGTACGAGCGAGAGCCTCTGCCAGAACAACATGATCATCCTGAAACTGCTCAGCGAGGAGGTGTTTGACTTCTCCAGCGGACAGATGACTCAGGTCAAAGCCAAGCACCTGAAAGACAG TATGTGCAACGAGTTCTCCCAAATTTTTCAGCTGTGCCAGTTTGTCATG GAAAATTCACAGAACGCTCCATTGGTCCATGCCACACTGGAGACCCTCCTGCGCTTCCTGAACTGGATTCCACTGGGCTACATTTTTGAGACCAAACTCATCAGCACCCTGGTTTATAAG TTTCTGAACGTTCCGATGTTCCGAAACGTAACCCTGAAGTGTCTGACGGAAATCGCCGGTGTCAGCGTCAATCAGTACGAGGAACAGTTCGTCAGCCTCTTCACGCTAACCATGGTGCAGCTCAAACAg ATGCTGCCTCTGAACACGAACATCCGTATGGCGTACTCAAATGGGAAAGACGACGAACAGAACTTCATCCAGAACCTCAGCTTGTTCCTGTGCACCTTCCTCAAAGAGCATGGGCAGCTGATCGAGAAGAGGCCCAACCTGCGGGAAACGCTGATGGAG GCTCTCCACTACATGCTGCTTGTGTCAGAGGTGGAGGAGACCGAGATCTTTAAGATCTGTCTGGAGTACTGGAACCATTTGGCCGCCGAGCTGTACAGAGAGAGTCCGTTCAGCACCTCCACGTCCCCGCTGCTGTCTGGGAGCCAGCACTTTGACGTGCCCCCACGCCGACACCTCTACCTGCCTGTACTCTCCAAA GTGCGTCTCCTGATGGTCTGTCGCATGGCTAAACCGGAGGAGGTCCTGGTGGTGGAGAACGATCAGGGTGAGGTGGTGAGAGAGTTCATGAAGGACACCGACTCAATCAACCTCTACAAGAACATGAGAGAGACTCTTG TGTACCTGACCCATTTGGATTACGCGGATACGGAGAGAATCATGACGGAGAAGCTCCACAACCAGGTGAACGGGACCGAGTGGTCCTGGAGGAACCTGAACACGCTGTGCTGGGCCATCGGATCCATCAGCGGCGCCATGCACGAGGAGGACGAGAAACGGTTCCTCGTCACAGTCATTAAG GACCTGCTGGGGCTGTGCGAGCAGAAGAGGGGGAAAGACAACAAGGCCATCATCGCCTCCAACATCATGTACATCGTCGGGCAGTACCCACGCTTCCTCCGTGCTCACTGGAAGTTCCTCAAGACCGTCGTCAACAAGCTCTTTGAGTTCATGCATG AGACGCACGACGGCGTACAAGACATGGCGTGTGACACGTTTATCAAGATCGCTCAGAAATGTAGGAGGCATTTTGTTCAGGTGCAGGTCGGGGAGGTCATGCCCTTCATCGATGAGATCCTTAACAACATCAACACCATTATATGTGACCTGCAGCCGCAGCAG GTGCATACGTTCTACGAGGCTGTAGGGTACATGATAGGTGCTCAGACAGACCAGGCAGTGCAGGAGCACCTGATCGAGAAGTACATGCTGCTCCCAAACCAGGTGTGGGATAGCATCATCCAGCAGGCCACCAAG AATGTCGACATCCTCAAGGACCCGGAGACGGTGCGTCAACTCGGCAGCATCCTGAAGACCAACGTGAGGGCGTGTAAGGCTGTGGGTCACCCGTTTGTGGTGCAGCTGGGACGCATTTATCTAGACATGCTCAACGTCTACAAGTGTCTGAGCGAGAACATCTCTTCTGCCATCCAGACCAACG GTGAGATGGTGACAAAGCAGCCGCTAATCAGGAGCATGCGGACGGTGAAGAGAGAAACTCTGAAGCTCATCTCTGGCTGGGTCAGCCGTTCTAACGATCCCCAAATG GTCGGGGAGAACTTTGTCCCCCCTTTGCTCGAGGCTGTGCTGATCGACTATCAGAGGAACGTCCCCGCCGCTCGAGAACCTGAAGTGCTCAGCACCATGGCGACCATCGTTAACAAGCTCGCAGCccacatcactgcagaaatccccaaGATTTTTGACGCTGTGTTTGAGTGCACCTTAAACATGATCAACAAG GACTTTGAAGAGTTCCCTGAGCACAGGACAAACTTCTTCTACCTGCTGCAGGCAGTGAACTCGAACTGCTTCCCTGCTTTTCTGTCCATCCCACCAGTGCAGTTCAAACTAGTGCTGGACTCCATCATCTGGGCCTTTAAGCACACCATGAGGAACGTAGCCGACACCG GTTTGCAGATTCTGTACACGCTGCTACAGAACGTGGCCCAGGAGGAAGCCGCGGCTCAAAGCTTCTATCAGACGTACTTCTGCGACATCCTGCAGCACATCTTCTCTGTTGTCACGGATACGTCACACACGGCAG GTTTGACGATGCACGCCTCCATCCTGGCCTACATGTTCAATCTAATCGAGGAGGGGAAAATCAGCATAACCCTGAACACGGGCACCCCCGTCAGCAACCAGGTCTACGTACAGGAATACGTGGCCAACCTGCTGAAAACCGCCTTCCCACACCTACAAGA TGCGCAGGTGAAAGTGTTTGTAACCGGTCTGTTCAGCTTGAATCAGGATATTCCTGCCTTCAAAGAGCACCTTCGGGACTTCTTGGTGCAGATAAAG GAGTTTGCCGGCGAGGACACGAGCGATCTGTTCCTGGAGGAGCGAGAGACGTCACTGCGTCAAGCTCAGGAGGAGAAACACAAACTCCAGATGTCTGTGCCAGGAATCCTAAATCCCCACGAACTCCCCGAGGAAATGTGCGACTGA
- the fam161a gene encoding protein FAM161A isoform X2 produces MDGSHRANVLVTSCLKTPVDPHTKVPLALYERARAAPVITDGGQESVSESDPGAVGTHPKVSRTPPVTDGCKPDDHIDLRELYLSNEQYYRQLEQLRRDHLCTMADLELMYLKKLELKGSEPLRNHDRTCLLQYHQTNGRTARKLKKSHSAHELRSNPYMDEVCNVRGDHVDQNITNDLVSLPKEYIKNMWQGFRVDKTSQKKPKPSSASLENRPGDHRSTVESNQVQRSKKGKGRTNDVGWCPQVTVPKPFRMTLREMEYKRNRVRSRVEIEQENEELRREIEELTECQHKFRATAVPAHVRLPLYEELRERDEERRRQLRAAEQQRLLAAQRPFSFLEREQIKKQQKELQMLLSTKEQLEHRRRPFRAKPVPRAVQEAAMGERHKEEQLYREIKKEMRATEMLLSANEPPSTLSKRISERRMQREEQSAPTTGIRISSQVPDFDISYRRFQKQLARKREFRPLTTCEPFKLCTANISPRKERLTANTEAGRRNKSASQCMFVSLSPQTPSSSVSSSLSGSREYLPSKITDAAKKRQEAVRKVLEQRKKAEQEEAERKERQKQKERKFQKLIVKRAQANDPHVALAQICESKLKEFRKQDLQRRREYEEEMREIQERVKSRPLLLEQVAQMNAKKVAEKCYTDVLRAFGLSEAFVISKGPTSEHDYTLSGRSVIHSPLTNRKDQTADHLEGADFENVLSADYPVDYKDYEQDVEDVLVDRKNERQQEDEGEQLDPGEDGDGCLSYEDHLDFDDYDDQDEDESDEGCGDRSHSRHSDTSRAGDNGKRSMSSLTDEGRKKGGKSRNGSQESTSNEETEGRERGEENSDDKD; encoded by the exons GAGTCAGTCTCAGAATCAGACCCAGGTGCTGTTGGCACTCACCCTAAAGTCAGCCGCACTCCACCGGTTACAGATGGCTGTAAACCGGACGATCACATTGACCTGCGTGAGCTGTACCTTTCTAATGAGCAGTACTACCGCCAGCTAGAGCAGCTGAGGAGAGATCACCTATGCACCATGGCTGACCTCGAGCTCATGTACCTTAAGAAGCTTGAGCTAAAGGGCAGTGAACCTCTGAGGAACCATGACAGAACCTGTCT GCTGCAGTATCATCAGACAAATGGTAGGACTGCAAGAAAACTGAAGAAGTCTCACTCAGCCCATGAGCTCAGGAGCAACCCCTACATGGACGAGGTTTGCAACGTTCGAGGTGACCATGTCGAtcaaaacattacaaatgatctTGTCAGCTTACCAAAGGAATACATCAAAAATATGTGGCAAGGTTTCCGTGTTGACAAAACGTCCCAAAAAAAGCCGAAACCTTCCTCGGCATCACTAGAGAACCGTCCAGGTGACCATCGATCCACAGTGGAATCAAACCAAGTTCAAAGgtctaaaaaaggaaaaggaaggacAAATGATGTAGGCTGGTGTCCGCAGGTGACGGTGCCCAAGCCCTTCCGAATGACACTACGGGAGATGGAATACAAACGCAACAGGGTCAGGTCTCGTGTCGAAATTGAACAGGAAAATGAGGAGCTGCGCAGAGAAATAGAAGAGCTGACCGAGTGCCAGCACAAGTTCCGAGCCACTGCAGTGCCTGCACACGTCCGTCTGCCACTGTATGAGGAACTGCGCGAGCGAGACGAAGAACGCCGTCGGCAGTTACGGGCTGCAGAACAACAGCGTCTCCTCGCAGCTCAGAGGCCGTTTAGCTTTCTGGAAAGGGAGCAAATCAAGAAACAGCAGAAGGAGCTGCAGATGCTCCTCTCCACTAAGGAACAATTAGAGCACAGGAGGCGCCCATTTCGTGCCAAACCAGTTCCCCGTGCGGTTCAAGAGGCAGCAATGGGTGAGCGTCACAAAGAAGAGCAGCTCTACCGGGAAATCAAGAAAGAGATGCGGGCGACAGAGATGCTCCTGAGCGCCAACGAGCCACCCAGCACGCTGTCCAAACGTATCAGTGAACGCCGCATGCAGAGAGAAGAGCAATCAGCACCAACCAcaggaatcagaatcagctccCAGGTGCCTGACTTTGACATCAGCTATAGACGCTTCCAGAAGCAGCTTGCAAGAAAGCGGGAATTTCGACCTCTGACAACTTGCGAACCCTTCAAGTTGTGCACGGCTAATATCAGCCCACGTAAAGAGCGCCTCACGGCCAATACTGAGGCGGGGAGGAGAAACAAGAGTGCATCTCAGTGcatgtttgtttctctttctcctcaaaCACCTTCGTCCTCTGTGAGTTCATCTCTCTCTGGGAGCCGTGAATACCTACCTTCCAAAATTACCGATGCAGCCAAGAAACGTCAAGAGGCCGTTAG GAAAGTTCTCGAACAGAGGAAGAAAGCTGAGCAAGAGGAAGCGGAACGGAAGGAGcgacaaaaacaaaaggagaGGAAATTTCAAAAGCTGATAGTCAAACGTGCTCAAGCCAACGACCCACATGTGGCCCTGGCACAGATCTGTGAATCCAAACTCAAAGAGTTCAG gaaacaGGACCTACAGAGGCGCAGGGAGTATgaagaggagatgagagaaatTCAGGAGCGAGTGAAAAGTAGACCTCTTCTACTAGAACAAGTAGCACAG ATGAACGCTAAGAAGGTAGCAGAGAAGTGCTACACTGATGTTCTGCGTGCGTTCGGTCTCAGTGAGGCCTTTGTCATCAGTAAAGGCCCTACAAGTGAACATGACTACACTCTGTCAGGTCGTTCAGTGATTCACTCACCTCTCACAAACAG gaAAGACCAAACAGCTGATCATCTAGAAGGTGCTgattttgaaaatgtattatcTGCTGACTATCCTGTGGATTATAAAGATTACGAACAAGACGTTGAAGACGTACTGGTGGACAGGAAGAATGAGAGACAGCAGGAGGACGAGGGAGAACAACTGGACCCTGGTGAGGATGGAGACGGCTGTCTTTCCTATGAGGATCATCTGGATtttgatgattatgatgatcaGGATGAGGATGAAAGTGATGAAGGGTGTGGTGACAGAAGCCACAGTCGCCATAGCGACACAAGCAGGGCGGGTGACAATGGAAAAAGAAGTATGAGCTCTTTAACggatgaaggaaggaaaaaaggtgGGAAAAGCAGGAATGGAAGTCAGGAGTCTACAAGTAATGAGGAGACAGAGGGAAGAGAAAGAGGTGAAGAAAACAGTGATGATAAGGACTGA
- the fam161a gene encoding protein FAM161A isoform X1, producing MDGSHRANVLVTSCLKTPVDPHTKVPLALYERARAAPVITDGGQKESVSESDPGAVGTHPKVSRTPPVTDGCKPDDHIDLRELYLSNEQYYRQLEQLRRDHLCTMADLELMYLKKLELKGSEPLRNHDRTCLLQYHQTNGRTARKLKKSHSAHELRSNPYMDEVCNVRGDHVDQNITNDLVSLPKEYIKNMWQGFRVDKTSQKKPKPSSASLENRPGDHRSTVESNQVQRSKKGKGRTNDVGWCPQVTVPKPFRMTLREMEYKRNRVRSRVEIEQENEELRREIEELTECQHKFRATAVPAHVRLPLYEELRERDEERRRQLRAAEQQRLLAAQRPFSFLEREQIKKQQKELQMLLSTKEQLEHRRRPFRAKPVPRAVQEAAMGERHKEEQLYREIKKEMRATEMLLSANEPPSTLSKRISERRMQREEQSAPTTGIRISSQVPDFDISYRRFQKQLARKREFRPLTTCEPFKLCTANISPRKERLTANTEAGRRNKSASQCMFVSLSPQTPSSSVSSSLSGSREYLPSKITDAAKKRQEAVRKVLEQRKKAEQEEAERKERQKQKERKFQKLIVKRAQANDPHVALAQICESKLKEFRKQDLQRRREYEEEMREIQERVKSRPLLLEQVAQMNAKKVAEKCYTDVLRAFGLSEAFVISKGPTSEHDYTLSGRSVIHSPLTNRKDQTADHLEGADFENVLSADYPVDYKDYEQDVEDVLVDRKNERQQEDEGEQLDPGEDGDGCLSYEDHLDFDDYDDQDEDESDEGCGDRSHSRHSDTSRAGDNGKRSMSSLTDEGRKKGGKSRNGSQESTSNEETEGRERGEENSDDKD from the exons AAGGAGTCAGTCTCAGAATCAGACCCAGGTGCTGTTGGCACTCACCCTAAAGTCAGCCGCACTCCACCGGTTACAGATGGCTGTAAACCGGACGATCACATTGACCTGCGTGAGCTGTACCTTTCTAATGAGCAGTACTACCGCCAGCTAGAGCAGCTGAGGAGAGATCACCTATGCACCATGGCTGACCTCGAGCTCATGTACCTTAAGAAGCTTGAGCTAAAGGGCAGTGAACCTCTGAGGAACCATGACAGAACCTGTCT GCTGCAGTATCATCAGACAAATGGTAGGACTGCAAGAAAACTGAAGAAGTCTCACTCAGCCCATGAGCTCAGGAGCAACCCCTACATGGACGAGGTTTGCAACGTTCGAGGTGACCATGTCGAtcaaaacattacaaatgatctTGTCAGCTTACCAAAGGAATACATCAAAAATATGTGGCAAGGTTTCCGTGTTGACAAAACGTCCCAAAAAAAGCCGAAACCTTCCTCGGCATCACTAGAGAACCGTCCAGGTGACCATCGATCCACAGTGGAATCAAACCAAGTTCAAAGgtctaaaaaaggaaaaggaaggacAAATGATGTAGGCTGGTGTCCGCAGGTGACGGTGCCCAAGCCCTTCCGAATGACACTACGGGAGATGGAATACAAACGCAACAGGGTCAGGTCTCGTGTCGAAATTGAACAGGAAAATGAGGAGCTGCGCAGAGAAATAGAAGAGCTGACCGAGTGCCAGCACAAGTTCCGAGCCACTGCAGTGCCTGCACACGTCCGTCTGCCACTGTATGAGGAACTGCGCGAGCGAGACGAAGAACGCCGTCGGCAGTTACGGGCTGCAGAACAACAGCGTCTCCTCGCAGCTCAGAGGCCGTTTAGCTTTCTGGAAAGGGAGCAAATCAAGAAACAGCAGAAGGAGCTGCAGATGCTCCTCTCCACTAAGGAACAATTAGAGCACAGGAGGCGCCCATTTCGTGCCAAACCAGTTCCCCGTGCGGTTCAAGAGGCAGCAATGGGTGAGCGTCACAAAGAAGAGCAGCTCTACCGGGAAATCAAGAAAGAGATGCGGGCGACAGAGATGCTCCTGAGCGCCAACGAGCCACCCAGCACGCTGTCCAAACGTATCAGTGAACGCCGCATGCAGAGAGAAGAGCAATCAGCACCAACCAcaggaatcagaatcagctccCAGGTGCCTGACTTTGACATCAGCTATAGACGCTTCCAGAAGCAGCTTGCAAGAAAGCGGGAATTTCGACCTCTGACAACTTGCGAACCCTTCAAGTTGTGCACGGCTAATATCAGCCCACGTAAAGAGCGCCTCACGGCCAATACTGAGGCGGGGAGGAGAAACAAGAGTGCATCTCAGTGcatgtttgtttctctttctcctcaaaCACCTTCGTCCTCTGTGAGTTCATCTCTCTCTGGGAGCCGTGAATACCTACCTTCCAAAATTACCGATGCAGCCAAGAAACGTCAAGAGGCCGTTAG GAAAGTTCTCGAACAGAGGAAGAAAGCTGAGCAAGAGGAAGCGGAACGGAAGGAGcgacaaaaacaaaaggagaGGAAATTTCAAAAGCTGATAGTCAAACGTGCTCAAGCCAACGACCCACATGTGGCCCTGGCACAGATCTGTGAATCCAAACTCAAAGAGTTCAG gaaacaGGACCTACAGAGGCGCAGGGAGTATgaagaggagatgagagaaatTCAGGAGCGAGTGAAAAGTAGACCTCTTCTACTAGAACAAGTAGCACAG ATGAACGCTAAGAAGGTAGCAGAGAAGTGCTACACTGATGTTCTGCGTGCGTTCGGTCTCAGTGAGGCCTTTGTCATCAGTAAAGGCCCTACAAGTGAACATGACTACACTCTGTCAGGTCGTTCAGTGATTCACTCACCTCTCACAAACAG gaAAGACCAAACAGCTGATCATCTAGAAGGTGCTgattttgaaaatgtattatcTGCTGACTATCCTGTGGATTATAAAGATTACGAACAAGACGTTGAAGACGTACTGGTGGACAGGAAGAATGAGAGACAGCAGGAGGACGAGGGAGAACAACTGGACCCTGGTGAGGATGGAGACGGCTGTCTTTCCTATGAGGATCATCTGGATtttgatgattatgatgatcaGGATGAGGATGAAAGTGATGAAGGGTGTGGTGACAGAAGCCACAGTCGCCATAGCGACACAAGCAGGGCGGGTGACAATGGAAAAAGAAGTATGAGCTCTTTAACggatgaaggaaggaaaaaaggtgGGAAAAGCAGGAATGGAAGTCAGGAGTCTACAAGTAATGAGGAGACAGAGGGAAGAGAAAGAGGTGAAGAAAACAGTGATGATAAGGACTGA